Part of the Mytilus edulis chromosome 9, xbMytEdul2.2, whole genome shotgun sequence genome, ACACTTATATGTAAATATAGCCAAGGATAATGATCaacaataatgaaatattataatGATGATGACTAGTTTGTGTTATGTACAAGtgtatttacaatttataacaaatatcGGAACAATCAAAATGCCTTAGACATGACCTGTATTTGAGACAGTGAATCAAACTAATATCAagacaaaaacataaacaaaataagacaaacaaacaaacaaaagaacaagAACGAAAATGAAacagaataaaagaaaaacaaaaaatggtATTAACTTACAAAAAAAGTATATACACAAATATAACGAAAATATAAAAACCACAAAGAGGTGATTTTCAAAGATTCATATTTTAGCCAAAACTCGATATAAATGCAGAAAATAAATCACCGATATGTGCAATGAAAATGTAATTTCAATTAAACTGCTTCAATCATTTCCGTATGTTTAAGGTAGAAAGACGGTTAAAATGGGGTAATACGTTAAAGGGTGGAACTATCGAGCGCACTTACCAATGAAACGAAGTAAAAAAGTCACTACAGACAAACCCTGGTAATTCATCTAGTTATAGTTTCTTTGTGATCATTTTATTGGTGGGACCGGAATAAAATTGAAAGTATTAATATAAAATGCCAGAAAGTATATGTTCTATGAATTTATATTCACATTTCATGTGACATCCTTACTTATtgtaatacattttgtattaatAGTAATAGATTTATTGCGTTGTGTCATTTAAACTGTAAAGAAACAAACTACGAAATGAATGCATACAATTAACATAGAATTTGGTAATATAATAATGACATGACAATGTTCAATGCATGTACGTTTGTTGTCATTTAAAAATCATACGAAATTTCCTTCACGCTCGAAAAAACTTGTAAAATGCGACAAAACATTCGAAATGATAGAATATTACAAATGGAAACCAAAAACTTTCCAATACAAAACTAGATTGTATCAAACGATATCTGGGATTAACAAAAGTGTAAGACATCCATATTCCAAGATTTACCAAGGacacaaacaaaaaagtattttgaaCTGAACAAAACGGCTTTTGGTTTCCTATCTTTTTGTAGTGTTTCATTTGCAAAATGAATAACGTTTGAAAAAGTGTAGCAAAAATACGGAGGACAGCATTGATTCGAAACAGGACTTCTAATGGTTTTGAATTTGGGTATACAACTCTGAAACAATCTGAAATATAATATCCACAAGTTGCAAAAGAACTTGTTATTATAACAAACTGATCTAGGCTCATCCCACTATAAGTTTCCTGTTTTGGCCATAATTGTCCGTTCATTGCATAGAAACACTTGATTATGAGTGGCGTTCGAACAAAGTTAGCACAAAAGAAGAGAATGTTCGAATATGTCCTGTAATCTGTCATTTGTTCCCTGGGTCCATATATGTAAATACATTGTAATAGCAGAAATGAAAAGTTGTACAGTAAACCAATCACGAGGACACGTACTGAATTTTTATGCCAGACACTACAGCGCGGCAGCAGTGGATGTTGTTCACTCTCCATGTCATCATTTTGTATCAATAATGTTTGATTTTCATCATCTGCGTCTGTTGAAAGAAAAATGTTGAGTCTCTCAAATTCAACCTTTTTCTTAGGCCACATTTCGGAAAGAAATATCAGACTTAGAAGAGAGTATTCTAGTAATACCGGTTGCAGATACGGAGTCAAATATTCTACTGCCTCAGAGAGTCCATCAACGTATAAACAATTTGAGACTGTGGTATTAATGAGATTGCTAATATTTATATCATGATTAATTCTATATGTATAGAAAGTTTGCTGTGACCacattgaaatatttgtcacAAATAACACCAATAAACCGTAATACAAACACAAAACATTAGCGAATTCAAATCTAGAAAAATAGTGTATGAAAACGGTTTGACATATCTGAAATGCCCAGGTGAACGCCCAAAATAGTGTGACTTGTAGATCGTATACCTTGCAAACGAGATGCATCGCTAGTTGCAATGCTTGATATATAATATTCCCGATACAAAACAACCACAGAAACTTCAGTTTCATTTTATCGCTAGGTTTTACAGTTTTTACTTCGACCCAATTAGAACGGCATCGAGCTGCAACACTGCACATCACTAGACAGATCAACGCCAGACCTGCAAGTCCTATCATCAACAATCTAGACTGATGCACTGGTAGTACAACTATTGTTTCAAATATGATGATCATAGCTGTGGTCAGTAGAACTATCCCTGCAATACTGCCGTCATGTATCGAAAATCCTCCATTCCGTCGTTCCTTTATCAAACCAGCAGAAAACGGAACGATGAATGTAGCACGCAAAATATTGCATAGCTGATTCATTTCACTTGCTGTAAAATAAATTATGTGGCTAAAAGTAGGACTACCTTTTGAATcatttgttaatttctttgttttttctcACTGGATAAGAATTCATTATTtgacaatgaaaataaatactaGTAAGACAACTAACAATCAACCGTAAAATGTGTTTGCAGCCTGCTCATTGGGGTAACTTTCCGGATTTGTAATAacttgagcaacacgacgggtgcctcatgtggagtaggatctgcttacccttccggagcacctgagatcacccacagttttggtggggttcgtgttgcttagcctttagttttctatgttgtgtcttgtgtactattacttgtttgtcttggtttttttaaatttttttagttatgcaattttcaatttatttttcaatgtgcgtttgactgtccctctggtatcttttgcccctcttttgtaAGACGAAAACAAAATAGAACTATTTCTTTTTTGACAGTTTTAACAATATCCAGTAAACTGTAATATATTCAAAAGGCATGTCAACTCTCTACTGATGTATAACAGCCATGTGTACTTTGAGGGTCTTACATTATTGTGGTACAACAGATAACGAAGTTAAAATCGCCTCCAGATTAAATGAAAGCCACATTTTCAAAAACCTAATTTgattatttatctaaaatgtgtATGATATTTAAAGTACATATTCAAAGAAAACCCAAGCCATTATATATAACTTCTggatataaattaaattaattttggTTAGCGAGGTCTTTGAtgcaaaatattataataaaacatgtttaattgcAAAAGGGTACCAAAAAGGCTACAACAGATACATATATCACTGGAAAACATCTAGTCCTACAAGTTGAAACAAACAAAATCGTTGCCAAATGttttaagtatatgatatatACCTTGATGTTCTACTGACAGTAATACATATATGGATtatactttttgaattttcctcggagttcagtattttagcaAACAAATGCAGAATAGTTTTGCTCACCTTTTAGATAATAAGTAATTGCATTGTTATTGATGCGATTGCTAgtaaaattcattaaaatactaaccttataattcaatacgtcAGAAGAGCATGCGCCTAATTAAAAATCATCATTGGATCTCGAATATAACAGTTGGAAGCATACATCAGTAATGAAGTTGAaaacaatcaacaacaaaaaatttgaagaagaaaTTATGAGCCAATTTTGGCTCTTTATCTCTGGAGGGAgaacacttaagtgtttagaataatttgaatttttttttaaaatcgaaTTTTCAGAAAATCAGTTATGTTCATGCATGAACATACGCGTCGATATGGGCTGGTTCTACCGTTCGAAACGAAATGCACCCAAACAGAACTGACTGTATTATTCCCCAGACGCCCAATACTTCGGTATTTGGTGAGTTAAACAAACATTATATTCggttttttttcaactaaaattttATGTTGTTATGATTACTTTAGGGTTCAACTCCTTAAACAAAATGACTATGAAGGTTCTCTTTTATCATCTATGGCAACTGTTTAAAtattgtttagcgaaatatttaGCTTTTGGTAACGAAAGTAACTGAAGAATGCTATCCCAGCCTACGCGCAGagtgcatattaaaaaaaataaatctaatgGAGTATATAACCTACATCATAGTGCCCTAAATGAGTCAACTTTTTTAATGGCGATGGGTGATGATTTTCGTTGTCTGACTTTTAAGAACGTCATTATCGATATTGTGTAACGTAAAATCAATAACATGTGTTCAAAGGGAATTTCTCGAACTAAACTTTATAAATACGGATTTTTTAACCGGAATCGTAGCGAAGTTTAGCCATcgttgatatcaacaaaaatggcGAAGCACGGAAAAGAATTGTCAGATGACACCAAAACGGCTATCATAAGTTTAATTGAAAGTGGTCATCGACCAAGCACTGTTCAAAAACCTTAGGAATAGCTAAATCCCCAATTTCCAGGCTTTTGAAGCGTTGGCGGATGCGTGGTAATACCGAAAATGTTCCACGAAGCGGAAGGAGAAAAACTGTCACCAAACGGGCAGAAAACACTCTGTCACGGATTGTGAAAACGTCTCGCCGTTCAACCCTAAAGTATATCACCAAGGAATTTAACACTCGCACACCTGCTAAAGTGTCTAACGAGCTGTTCAACGAAAATTGCATGAATTAGGGTACACCAGACGATCTGTTCGGAAGAAAATcaggattgtaaaaaaaaaaaaaaaagagtggtTTATTGTAGGAGTAAACTTCATTGGACTGTGAACAATCAGTGGAAAAAAGTCATATTTACAGATGAGATGATGATGGTGATCAAACCTGACGAAACACTTAAAGTTTGGAGGAAGACAAATGAAATTTGGAGACCCGAGTGTTTGGTAAATGTTGCACAGCGACCGTCcatcaattttaaaattatgGTCTGGGGATGTATAACATATTATGGAGTTGGTACTTTAGCTATGATAAATGGTAATACGAACTCTGTCAAGTATATAGAAACACTGGACGATACTTTATGGCAAGTTGTAaccaaatattttgtcaatgaaCCTTATCTTTTTCAAGATGATAATGCACCCTGTCATCGGTCAAGGGTTGTAGAAGAATGAAAAAGGCAAAACCAGATACCGCAACTTACCTGGCCTGCACAATTACCAGATGTGAGCCCAATCGAAAATGTTTGGCTTCTGATGaagaataaaataagaaaatagactTTATCTTAAGACCTGAATTACTGCGTGCCTGGTTAGAAGTGCCATTACTTTATATTTTTAGGAACTTTATTCAAGCCTCCTACGTCGTTGCAGACAAGTTCTAGTTCAGAAGGGTGgcataacaaaatattaaaagtataaaGCTTGTTTTGTGAGGTTAGTTTATATTCAAAGTTTAttcaacatttttgttatttttagcatccattaaaaatattgactcaTTTATGGCGCTATGCTGTATTATAACCATccaaattaaacatttaaataatatcaaataagTGCACAAAGGTTTTGAACTTAACCTACCAGCAACGTTATGcttgtttacactttaaaaaagaTGTCATCTATTAATAAATTTCTTTTGACAACAAATATTCGGCCTTGGTAATCGACACAACACTATTGACTTTAATAGATTACAATTGAAAAGTAGATACATAGATTTGTGTTTAATTTCTTACCTTTTTGCATAAAAAGCAGTTACATATATAGCTTGATTAGAATTACTTCCTAGTATTAgtaattcatttatttaaaatatttttccaaGCAGAagtaattgattttattttaaatttgatcatGACATATTGTCAACGTCTAATCAAAAACCAATGATATTTCAACGTTATCAAAAATGAACTAATACATATTCTTTGTAAACTTAGTTTGTTAACAATGTAATGCTTAATGTCTTATTGTCTTTGTTTACTTACTGTTGGTAGTGTTGAATATTCTTTCGATGTATTCAGAACGATGCGACACATTCGTAATATGGATAGTTGACCTTTATATCGACAAGTTctattgacatatatttatatatattcctTATATTAATAGATTGTCGCGACATCACTTAAACCCCGGAGAAAACTAATTTGACTATGACTCATCATCGTGTTTATCAGTTTCCTTAATCGAACTTTTCTGCtgtagtatatttttttattaaattttcaaattgctgCAAAGGTGTTGTGTCATTATAACTACTTACTTCGGTTGTTTAATTCTAGTTGTTTATCCAACTTGGGTACAATTCAACGAACATGCAATGCAAGATGATGTTAGgttcttgttttttattttatcgaAAATCAAAAGCTATATTCATTCATCTACCAAAAAACATCCTTCAGATATTTAAAAGACACACGACTGCTGGAtataagtatttatatttttaaattttgtcttaCGTATTCTCACTTAAGTTTCAACttcttatattttgtacaaaacaGCAAAAActgccaaataaaggcaacagtagtattccgctgttcgaaagtcataaaccGATTGCGAGAAAACAAATATGAGTTACAAACTAAGACCGAGgaaaacatatcaactataagaggaagacaacgaaacaacagaaacactgaagtgcaacaaaacaaacgacaatgtaacacactcagaaaagaaatataagataacaactgagattttcctgacttggtacaggtcattttAAGGCAAAGTGGTGGGTTcaatctggttttgtggctagccaaacctcgacaatattaaatataatgaaaacattacatgataggactacagtaaaaataaattcagtacagagaaaaacacaaataaacaaaacaatagtacatttcgacacgCTATTGCTTATCAAATGTACCAGTCTTacaatttaatacaccagacgcgcgtttggtcagcataagactcatcagtgaggctcagttcaaaatagtaagaaagtacaaatttaaagagcattgatgatccaaaatttcaaaatagttGTGTCTAATACGGTTAAGGTTATTTATGCCTGGGATTAGAAATTCTTAAGTATTTTAAAAttcttacttttgcaaacagtaattttatagaaatgaccatataattcatatttatgtcaacaccaaagtgctgactaaccacagaataaaaactAATACGTAAAACAACATAGGACAGCACATAAAAACAGCACAACAGATCCACACATTGTCTGTCACACGACTGtcacacatatatattttattattactattttgtTT contains:
- the LOC139487875 gene encoding uncharacterized protein: MNQLCNILRATFIVPFSAGLIKERRNGGFSIHDGSIAGIVLLTTAMIIIFETIVVLPVHQSRLLMIGLAGLALICLVMCSVAARCRSNWVEVKTVKPSDKMKLKFLWLFCIGNIIYQALQLAMHLVCKVYDLQVTLFWAFTWAFQICQTVFIHYFSRFEFANVLCLYYGLLVLFVTNISMWSQQTFYTYRINHDINISNLINTTVSNCLYVDGLSEAVEYLTPYLQPVLLEYSLLSLIFLSEMWPKKKVEFERLNIFLSTDADDENQTLLIQNDDMESEQHPLLPRCSVWHKNSVRVLVIGLLYNFSFLLLQCIYIYGPREQMTDYRTYSNILFFCANFVRTPLIIKCFYAMNGQLWPKQETYSGMSLDQFVIITSSFATCGYYISDCFRVVYPNSKPLEVLFRINAVLRIFATLFQTLFILQMKHYKKIGNQKPFCSVQNTFLFVSLVNLGIWMSYTFVNPRYRLIQSSFVLESFWFPFVIFYHFECFVAFYKFFRA